A portion of the Actomonas aquatica genome contains these proteins:
- a CDS encoding CRTAC1 family protein gives MTWLALIGGTGALSAAAWWLLRLQDTDQAEARIHVSTAYTDEARADHSPVRFIDVTAPAGLVFRHGPPTRHRALPEDNGSGLAWGDYDGDGDPDLYLVNHPGIVPTVGWDSSGNRLYRNNGDGTFTDLTDIAGVADPAGFGMGATWIDYDNDGHLDLHVTNRGPNRLYRNLGDGTFIDVAVAAGVDDPGWGTGTAWGDYDRDGHLDFYLCNYVDYDSDGREPPPPPPGAAYEAPYTINSNAYDASPNRLFRNRGDGTFEDVTAATGVANPDGRSLAAFFCDLDGDGWLDLYVNNDVSANRLYRNSGADFGPDEPVFFLDLSAVTGTADGRGSMGLSVAETGDIDGTPDGLPDLFIAHWLAQENALYQSHVTATGKLEYLDKARPFRLGEISIDRVGWGSAFADLDRDGRIDLVVANGSTLERDDDRTRLVAEPLLLFMQDDGGFRDVAALAGPATSRAYTARGLALADYDGDGDLDLAFSQNQGDAVLLRNDTPRDDRQALVVHLDAPDARRFGARVMIESAGRRQWRWWGADVSYLSQHGPELIFGLGLAKSVERLEVQWADGRITTLTDLNAGSIRVTYPQP, from the coding sequence TTGACCTGGCTCGCCCTCATCGGCGGCACCGGCGCGCTCAGTGCCGCCGCGTGGTGGCTCCTGCGCCTGCAGGACACCGACCAAGCGGAGGCGCGCATCCACGTCAGCACCGCCTACACCGACGAAGCCCGCGCCGATCATTCCCCCGTTCGCTTCATCGACGTCACCGCCCCCGCTGGCCTCGTGTTCCGCCACGGCCCTCCGACCCGTCACCGCGCCCTGCCGGAAGACAATGGCTCCGGTCTCGCCTGGGGCGACTACGACGGCGACGGCGATCCCGATCTCTACCTTGTCAACCATCCAGGCATTGTGCCCACCGTCGGCTGGGACTCCTCTGGCAACCGTTTGTATCGAAATAACGGCGACGGCACTTTTACCGACCTCACCGACATTGCCGGCGTCGCCGATCCCGCGGGATTCGGCATGGGCGCCACGTGGATCGACTATGACAACGATGGCCACCTCGACCTCCACGTCACCAACCGCGGCCCAAATCGCCTGTATCGTAATCTTGGCGACGGCACCTTTATCGACGTCGCCGTCGCCGCCGGGGTTGACGATCCCGGCTGGGGCACCGGCACCGCCTGGGGCGACTACGACCGCGACGGCCACCTCGACTTCTACCTCTGCAACTACGTCGACTACGACTCCGACGGTCGCGAGCCGCCGCCCCCGCCGCCCGGCGCCGCCTACGAGGCCCCCTACACCATCAACTCCAACGCCTACGACGCCTCGCCCAACCGCCTCTTCCGCAACCGCGGCGACGGCACCTTTGAGGACGTCACCGCCGCCACCGGCGTCGCCAATCCCGATGGCCGCAGCCTCGCCGCCTTCTTCTGCGACCTCGACGGCGACGGCTGGTTGGATCTCTACGTCAACAACGACGTCTCCGCCAACCGTCTCTATCGCAACTCCGGCGCCGACTTCGGCCCTGACGAACCCGTCTTCTTTCTCGATCTTTCCGCCGTCACCGGCACCGCAGACGGACGCGGCTCCATGGGGCTCTCGGTCGCCGAAACAGGCGACATCGACGGCACGCCCGACGGCCTGCCCGATCTGTTCATCGCCCATTGGCTGGCCCAGGAAAACGCTCTCTACCAAAGCCACGTCACCGCCACCGGCAAACTCGAGTATCTGGACAAGGCCCGCCCCTTCCGTCTCGGAGAGATCTCCATCGACCGCGTCGGCTGGGGCAGCGCGTTCGCCGATCTCGACCGCGACGGCCGCATCGACCTCGTGGTCGCCAATGGCAGCACCCTCGAACGTGACGACGACCGCACCCGACTCGTCGCCGAACCCTTGCTCCTCTTCATGCAGGACGACGGCGGCTTTCGTGACGTCGCCGCGCTCGCCGGCCCGGCGACCTCCCGAGCCTACACCGCCCGCGGACTCGCCCTCGCCGACTACGATGGAGACGGTGACCTCGACCTCGCCTTCAGCCAAAACCAAGGCGACGCCGTCCTCCTGCGCAACGACACCCCGCGCGACGATCGCCAGGCGCTCGTCGTCCACCTCGACGCCCCCGACGCCCGCCGCTTCGGCGCCCGCGTCATGATCGAATCCGCTGGCCGCCGCCAGTGGCGCTGGTGGGGTGCCGATGTGTCCTACCTCAGTCAGCACGGTCCCGAACTCATCTTCGGTCTCGGCCTCGCCAAGTCCGTAGAGCGCCTCGAAGTGCAGTGGGCCGACGGCCGTATCACCACCCTCACCGACCTTAACGCCGGCTCGATCCGCGTCACGTATCCGCAACCATGA
- a CDS encoding multiheme c-type cytochrome, with translation MAGFALEAVTGLWILLAPFSLLAQLQVLLHGIAGVLLLGPFAIYQVRHWQTWRDQNLSVVGLLGYGALALTLTCLSSGLAVTVQALFGSRVSPFWDQVHLVTGLATATVVIAHLVAAWLRRGGPLRLLHGLGPKLRHRTLALAGTLVGVYATLMLTASFLPQIPVHLTARDGYTLPEYAQQFAEYRGNPFAPTYATTVDGNFINPEMLAHSASCGTTGCHEEILAEWEPSAHRFSAMNPPFQAVQRNFAADRSAADTRYCAGCHDPISLFAGAKDIHNLSLSAPGMQEGISCAVCHSIAQVDQRGNADYVLVPPHKYLGENSAGLAKRVSDFLIRAYPRQHLIDYDRNLLRTPEFCGACHKQFIPEALNRFGASPSQNQFDEWRKSHWIDEGNSDKSLSCRDCHMRLVPGSRDPGAGEGGDLRRSADDGAHRHHGTIGTNFFMAEVLKLPHWEKHRALTEAWIKGETVLPEIAHLWPEGPVAPIEIVAPDSAPRGAPLELQVIVRNRKIGHNFITGPLDFLRAWVHLTVADASGTVLAEFGGIDPVTRRIQDESGVEHQPGRPRDEGTLVLEGVPLDEHGQPLLRHELWRKAGGSGNRSIFPRYADKQSYHVAIPADAVGPLTVTASLNFRRYRQEFLDLVIPEMERDSGVLQPTVTKDTAVRHIVLDDAVTP, from the coding sequence TTGGCCGGCTTCGCCCTCGAAGCCGTCACCGGTCTATGGATACTGCTGGCGCCCTTCTCTCTCCTCGCCCAGTTGCAGGTCCTGCTGCACGGGATCGCCGGGGTGCTCCTGCTCGGCCCTTTCGCGATCTACCAAGTCCGACACTGGCAAACTTGGCGCGACCAGAATCTCTCCGTGGTCGGGCTGCTCGGCTACGGCGCGCTGGCCCTTACGCTCACATGTCTCAGCAGCGGACTCGCCGTGACTGTCCAAGCGCTTTTCGGAAGCCGGGTTTCCCCGTTTTGGGACCAAGTCCACCTTGTCACTGGATTGGCCACGGCCACCGTCGTGATCGCCCACCTCGTCGCCGCGTGGCTGCGGCGTGGCGGCCCGCTCCGCCTGTTGCATGGCTTGGGACCCAAACTGCGCCACCGCACGCTTGCCCTCGCGGGCACCCTCGTCGGCGTCTATGCCACCCTCATGCTGACGGCCAGCTTCCTGCCGCAAATTCCAGTGCACCTGACCGCCCGCGATGGCTACACCCTGCCGGAATACGCCCAACAATTCGCGGAATACCGCGGCAATCCCTTCGCCCCTACCTACGCCACCACCGTGGACGGCAACTTCATCAACCCCGAAATGCTTGCCCACTCCGCCTCCTGCGGCACGACGGGCTGCCATGAGGAGATCCTGGCCGAGTGGGAACCAAGCGCTCACCGCTTCTCCGCGATGAACCCGCCTTTTCAGGCTGTGCAGCGGAACTTCGCCGCCGACCGTAGCGCCGCCGACACCCGCTACTGCGCCGGCTGCCACGATCCGATCTCCCTTTTTGCCGGCGCCAAGGACATCCACAACCTCAGTCTATCCGCTCCCGGCATGCAGGAGGGAATCTCCTGCGCCGTGTGCCACTCCATTGCCCAGGTCGACCAGCGCGGCAACGCCGACTACGTGCTGGTCCCCCCGCACAAATATCTGGGTGAAAACAGCGCCGGTCTCGCCAAGCGTGTATCCGATTTCCTGATTCGGGCCTACCCGCGCCAGCATCTGATCGACTACGACCGTAACCTCCTACGCACGCCCGAATTCTGCGGTGCCTGCCACAAGCAGTTCATCCCCGAGGCACTTAACCGCTTCGGTGCCAGCCCATCGCAGAACCAATTCGACGAGTGGCGCAAGAGTCACTGGATCGACGAGGGCAACTCCGACAAAAGCCTGAGCTGCCGCGATTGCCATATGCGCCTCGTGCCCGGCTCCCGCGACCCCGGCGCCGGCGAGGGCGGCGACCTGCGCCGCAGCGCCGACGACGGTGCCCACCGCCATCACGGCACCATCGGGACCAACTTCTTCATGGCCGAGGTGCTCAAACTGCCGCACTGGGAAAAACACCGCGCGCTCACCGAAGCCTGGATCAAGGGCGAAACCGTGCTGCCCGAGATTGCCCACCTCTGGCCCGAGGGCCCCGTCGCCCCCATCGAAATCGTCGCCCCCGACTCCGCGCCCCGCGGCGCGCCTCTGGAACTTCAGGTAATCGTGCGCAACCGCAAGATCGGTCACAACTTCATCACTGGTCCGCTCGATTTCCTGCGCGCCTGGGTGCACCTCACCGTCGCTGACGCGTCAGGCACGGTTCTCGCCGAGTTCGGCGGCATCGATCCCGTCACCCGCCGCATCCAGGACGAATCCGGCGTCGAGCACCAGCCCGGACGCCCCCGCGACGAGGGCACCCTCGTGCTGGAAGGCGTGCCGCTCGATGAGCACGGCCAGCCCCTGCTGCGCCACGAGCTCTGGCGCAAGGCCGGCGGCAGCGGCAACCGCAGCATCTTCCCCCGTTACGCTGACAAACAATCCTACCACGTCGCCATCCCGGCCGACGCCGTCGGACCGCTCACCGTCACCGCCAGCCTGAACTTCCGCCGTTACCGCCAGGAGTTCCTCGACCTCGTGATTCCGGAAATGGAGCGCGACAGCGGCGTTCTGCAGCCCACGGTCACCAAGGACACCGCCGTCCGCCATATCGTCCTGGACGACGCCGTCACCCCATGA
- a CDS encoding CRTAC1 family protein translates to MLDGVAGQLRLVELQADGTKRRVGEAQAVGELGAGAVVRVGHFRDSVAREARLLQERPTFADVLALGPGGAVLLERISETELVDVTEAAGFGGLNGRDAAWLDYEYDGDLDLLVVGEAGLTLWQNNGSGRFEEVAAMVGLDPKGLGISLAVADLDANGGVDVVVAGAENGTTVWQNVRAGRFRAPTAPVGPWPSAERALLEDVDNDGRADVALVGSGQTRLRLGGKGGEVVMDHPEWTPTAAVWVDLEMDGWVEFCAAAEGVMRIWRHDDVGGWRESGETMALPTSAQVTDLIAADADGDGDDDLWIVSETGQVTEFRNDMVQVGRALRLRLESAAMANHGGTGATIEVRAGPTVVARQVMREVPAAIGLGALARMDSVQVVWPDGTVDNLINVPVTGEVVTVERTRVITTGSCPYLYAWNGEEFRFVTDFLGSGALGLALTGGLSWPPDPVEKVRIGDDAELQPRDGQYEIVVSSELREVDYFDGLRVIAVDHPSSEEVHPTDSFMAPPVTPSELWAVGDARPLRRAVDSVGRELTVALSEIDGTFAPCGEVLPPPLRGVCRPISHTLDFGPIESDEGLVLAVTGLLEFGTASSNIALSQTNAASLVWPTLEAEDAGGQWHAVAVNLGIPDGRTKTNVVDLSGRLPQGTRRLRLTTSFKIYWDRIALFTRRPLPEEHRHTVDFSRAELAWRGFSRVETAVDGITRVPVFEEVSDQPPWHTTLEGWCTRYGDVSELLRATDGRLAVLNGGDAMTLEWSAKALPPKPAGWTRTFFLDAVGWDKEENANTDGGDRVEPLPGQPLAIDPEGTSVLRDDWTRHCNTRWVPRDRFAPTRANRE, encoded by the coding sequence ATGCTTGACGGTGTCGCCGGGCAGCTGCGGTTGGTTGAGTTGCAGGCGGATGGGACAAAGCGGCGAGTGGGCGAGGCGCAGGCGGTGGGAGAGTTGGGCGCGGGGGCGGTGGTGCGAGTAGGGCATTTCCGGGACTCGGTGGCGCGGGAAGCCCGTTTGCTGCAGGAGCGGCCCACCTTTGCGGATGTGCTGGCGCTCGGACCGGGCGGAGCCGTGCTGTTGGAGCGGATCAGTGAAACCGAACTGGTGGACGTGACCGAGGCCGCAGGGTTTGGTGGGCTGAACGGCCGCGATGCCGCGTGGTTGGATTATGAATACGATGGCGATCTCGATCTACTCGTGGTGGGTGAGGCAGGTTTGACGCTGTGGCAAAACAACGGCTCGGGACGGTTTGAAGAAGTGGCGGCGATGGTTGGCCTCGACCCGAAGGGGCTGGGCATTTCGCTGGCGGTGGCGGACCTGGACGCCAACGGCGGCGTGGATGTGGTGGTGGCGGGGGCAGAGAATGGCACGACGGTGTGGCAGAATGTCCGGGCCGGTCGCTTCCGTGCGCCGACGGCACCGGTCGGTCCTTGGCCGTCGGCCGAACGCGCGCTGCTGGAGGACGTGGACAACGACGGAAGAGCGGATGTGGCGCTGGTGGGCTCCGGCCAGACCCGGCTGCGCCTCGGCGGCAAGGGCGGTGAAGTCGTGATGGACCATCCCGAGTGGACACCGACGGCGGCGGTGTGGGTGGACCTGGAGATGGACGGCTGGGTGGAGTTCTGTGCGGCAGCTGAAGGCGTAATGCGCATTTGGCGCCATGATGACGTGGGGGGCTGGCGAGAGAGCGGCGAGACGATGGCGCTGCCCACGAGCGCACAGGTAACCGACCTTATTGCGGCGGATGCCGATGGCGACGGCGACGACGATCTGTGGATTGTGAGCGAGACAGGACAGGTGACGGAGTTTCGCAACGACATGGTGCAGGTTGGGCGTGCGCTGCGACTCCGGCTGGAATCGGCGGCGATGGCTAATCACGGCGGCACCGGCGCGACGATCGAAGTGAGGGCGGGGCCGACGGTTGTAGCTCGTCAAGTTATGCGCGAAGTGCCGGCGGCGATCGGCCTGGGTGCACTCGCGCGGATGGATTCGGTGCAGGTGGTATGGCCCGATGGCACGGTCGATAACCTGATCAATGTCCCAGTGACGGGTGAGGTCGTGACGGTGGAACGCACGCGGGTGATCACGACCGGATCCTGCCCTTACCTTTATGCCTGGAATGGGGAGGAGTTCCGTTTTGTGACCGATTTTCTGGGGTCCGGCGCGTTGGGGCTCGCCCTGACGGGCGGCCTTAGCTGGCCCCCCGATCCGGTGGAAAAGGTGCGCATCGGTGATGATGCCGAACTGCAGCCGCGCGACGGACAGTATGAGATCGTGGTGAGCAGTGAGCTGCGCGAGGTGGACTATTTTGACGGGTTGCGGGTCATCGCGGTGGACCATCCGTCGAGCGAAGAAGTGCACCCGACCGATAGTTTCATGGCGCCGCCGGTGACGCCTTCGGAACTGTGGGCGGTGGGTGATGCGCGTCCGCTGCGGCGGGCGGTGGACAGCGTGGGGCGCGAGCTGACGGTGGCGTTGAGCGAAATCGACGGAACATTCGCCCCCTGTGGGGAAGTGCTGCCGCCACCCTTGCGCGGTGTGTGCAGACCGATCTCGCACACTTTGGACTTCGGTCCGATTGAGTCGGATGAAGGGCTGGTGCTGGCCGTGACCGGATTGCTGGAGTTTGGCACCGCGAGCTCGAACATCGCCTTGTCGCAGACGAACGCGGCGTCGCTGGTCTGGCCCACGCTGGAGGCCGAGGACGCCGGCGGCCAATGGCATGCGGTGGCCGTCAATCTGGGCATCCCGGACGGGCGCACCAAGACCAACGTGGTGGACCTGAGCGGACGCCTGCCGCAGGGCACAAGGCGGCTGCGGCTCACGACCTCGTTTAAAATTTATTGGGATCGTATCGCCTTGTTCACGCGACGCCCGTTGCCGGAGGAGCACCGGCACACCGTCGACTTCAGTCGGGCCGAGTTGGCCTGGCGCGGATTCTCGCGAGTGGAAACGGCGGTCGATGGAATCACGCGGGTGCCGGTGTTTGAGGAGGTGAGTGATCAACCGCCATGGCACACCACGCTCGAAGGCTGGTGCACCCGATACGGCGATGTGAGTGAGTTGTTGCGAGCAACCGACGGACGCTTGGCGGTGCTCAACGGAGGCGATGCAATGACCTTGGAGTGGTCGGCGAAGGCGCTCCCGCCGAAGCCTGCGGGATGGACGCGGACGTTCTTCCTCGACGCGGTGGGCTGGGACAAGGAGGAGAACGCCAACACGGACGGCGGAGATCGGGTGGAGCCTTTGCCCGGGCAACCGCTGGCGATTGATCCGGAAGGGACGAGTGTGCTGCGGGACGATTGGACCCGGCACTGCAACACGCGCTGGGTGCCGCGAGACCGCTTTGCGCCAACCCGCGCGAACCGTGAATAG
- a CDS encoding amidase produces MNSDLAYLSAVELAAAIRTKALSPVEVVRFFLTRIEAENPRINAFVRVLPEHALARAAAAEAAVMRGENIGPLHGVPVAIKDLFDFKAGVPNTFGCRVFAEFVPEESATYVQRLEAAGAIVIGKTNTPEFGHKGTTDNLLFGPTSTPFAPGRNAGGSSGGSAAALAAGLVPLAQGSDAGGSIRIPAAWCGVYGYKASFGRVAAAYRPNAFLAHTPFVHAGPMARSVKDAALMLNVMGRSHPRDPLCLPDGGEDFLAAASSKVRGLRVAFSPDLDVFPVESGVGRVVEAALDGFRAAGASVERVKLGIKRPQSEWSALWNRQMAVLYAAMAEDFHEAGIDLVHDHRNQVPVEVIDLIETGRRMSALSSKLDDRLRTEFADALQDVLDDYDALVTPTLACQPVENTTDGRTLGPTRVGGEAVDPGIGWCLTYPINWSGNPAASIPAGLDDDGLPVGLQLVGRRHGDATVLALSQAFEVAHPWHEIYSRAATGSIRDC; encoded by the coding sequence ATGAACTCAGACCTTGCCTACCTCAGTGCGGTGGAATTGGCGGCGGCGATAAGGACGAAGGCCTTGTCCCCGGTGGAAGTGGTGCGGTTTTTCCTAACGCGCATCGAGGCGGAGAACCCGCGGATCAATGCGTTCGTGAGGGTCTTACCCGAACATGCGCTCGCCCGTGCGGCCGCGGCCGAGGCGGCGGTGATGCGGGGGGAAAACATCGGGCCTCTGCACGGTGTGCCCGTGGCGATCAAGGATCTCTTCGATTTCAAGGCCGGTGTGCCCAATACCTTCGGGTGTCGCGTGTTTGCCGAATTTGTGCCGGAGGAGTCGGCGACATACGTGCAAAGGCTGGAGGCCGCGGGCGCGATTGTCATCGGCAAGACCAATACCCCGGAGTTTGGCCACAAGGGGACTACCGACAATCTGCTGTTTGGCCCAACCAGCACGCCGTTTGCGCCAGGCCGCAATGCCGGAGGATCGTCGGGTGGAAGTGCGGCGGCATTGGCGGCTGGCTTGGTGCCATTAGCCCAGGGGTCCGATGCGGGAGGATCCATCCGCATTCCCGCCGCGTGGTGCGGAGTTTATGGATACAAAGCATCCTTTGGACGGGTGGCGGCGGCGTATCGCCCCAATGCATTTCTTGCCCACACGCCCTTTGTTCATGCCGGCCCCATGGCCCGCTCGGTGAAGGACGCGGCGCTCATGCTCAACGTGATGGGTCGATCTCATCCCCGCGACCCGCTATGTCTGCCAGATGGCGGGGAGGACTTTCTGGCCGCAGCTAGCAGCAAGGTTCGCGGCCTGCGTGTAGCCTTCAGTCCGGACCTGGATGTGTTTCCTGTCGAGTCAGGCGTCGGGAGAGTGGTGGAGGCCGCATTGGATGGCTTCCGCGCCGCAGGTGCGTCGGTCGAACGAGTTAAGCTTGGGATCAAGCGACCGCAGTCGGAGTGGTCGGCCTTGTGGAATCGACAGATGGCGGTGCTTTACGCGGCAATGGCGGAGGATTTTCACGAGGCGGGGATCGACTTGGTCCACGATCACCGCAACCAAGTGCCGGTGGAGGTAATTGATCTGATCGAAACGGGACGTCGGATGAGTGCCTTGAGTTCCAAGCTCGACGATCGACTGCGGACGGAGTTTGCGGACGCGTTGCAGGACGTGTTGGATGACTATGATGCGTTGGTGACGCCGACGTTGGCGTGTCAACCGGTCGAGAACACGACGGACGGACGCACGCTCGGCCCAACACGAGTGGGCGGTGAGGCAGTAGATCCGGGCATCGGCTGGTGCCTGACCTATCCAATCAATTGGAGTGGCAACCCGGCGGCTTCTATTCCCGCGGGCTTGGATGATGACGGGCTACCTGTCGGCTTGCAACTGGTAGGACGTCGCCATGGGGATGCCACGGTGTTGGCATTGAGCCAAGCCTTCGAAGTAGCTCACCCTTGGCATGAAATCTACTCCCGCGCGGCAACTGGTTCAATCCGGGACTGTTGA
- a CDS encoding CBS domain-containing protein, translating to MTTPVHQRGVSVPVEMATDAFAHTRVSSVMETEPQTIPPHVTVQALANRIGAHDPTVSHHQALILADESRIPSGIITRRDLLEALAAGRGSLPVAEVTSRTLHTAFPDEEVSAVLARMFRHHIGRLPVVSRESPSRLVGYLGRSAILTAQLQRHAEERDREPGWLHPHARKAHSNLKPNSP from the coding sequence ATGACCACACCGGTTCATCAACGAGGGGTTTCCGTGCCGGTTGAAATGGCTACCGATGCCTTTGCTCACACGAGAGTTTCGTCGGTGATGGAAACCGAACCGCAAACCATTCCTCCCCATGTCACGGTGCAAGCGCTGGCTAATCGCATTGGAGCCCATGATCCCACGGTAAGCCATCACCAAGCCTTGATCCTCGCGGATGAATCCAGAATCCCGTCCGGTATCATCACGCGGCGGGACCTGCTGGAGGCGCTTGCTGCCGGCCGCGGCAGTCTTCCGGTTGCGGAAGTCACTTCCCGCACGCTGCACACCGCCTTTCCCGATGAGGAAGTGAGCGCTGTGCTTGCCCGGATGTTTCGACACCATATCGGCCGGCTGCCCGTCGTTTCACGGGAATCACCTTCCCGCTTGGTCGGTTATCTCGGTCGATCCGCCATTCTGACCGCTCAGTTGCAACGTCACGCGGAGGAACGCGACCGGGAACCTGGCTGGCTCCATCCGCATGCGCGTAAAGCTCACTCCAACCTCAAACCGAACTCACCATGA
- a CDS encoding chloride channel protein, translating to MQPDNTPITSTSEQLVDSSQPGNFRGVWLCGLALVVSLGAAVAAHSLLILIGVITNLSFYGRIDTTLTSPVTHGLGGWVVVVPVAGSVLIALLARWGTRSILGHGIPEVMEQVLVNRSRISPQVALLKPIGSAISIGTGGPYGAEGPVIATGSALGSLIGQVLTLTAIERRVLLSSGAAAAMTMVFGSPVAATLLTVELLLFEFKARSLVPVMLAASLAQAVRYAWTGGGAVFPLGAALELDWQLWPSIGFIGLVAGIVAVSATAAAHGMEKLFSHFIRSWMLRPVLGGAAVGLIGLWQPHVFGASYDVIKDLLRGDAPVAVMLIICGCKLAAWVISLSSGTSGGTLAPMLIAGGGVGLLATMIAGAIGLPTVPPALAALTGMIAFFAGGTHAYIASVILGVEIHR from the coding sequence GTGCAGCCTGATAACACACCCATCACTTCAACCAGCGAACAGCTGGTCGATTCGAGCCAGCCGGGAAATTTCCGCGGCGTTTGGCTGTGCGGCTTGGCCTTGGTTGTAAGCCTCGGCGCTGCTGTCGCCGCTCACTCGCTTTTGATCCTGATTGGAGTGATCACCAACTTGTCCTTTTACGGCCGAATTGACACCACCTTAACCTCGCCGGTGACACACGGCCTGGGTGGCTGGGTCGTGGTGGTTCCAGTCGCGGGGTCCGTGCTCATCGCGTTGCTGGCTCGCTGGGGAACCCGTAGCATTCTCGGACACGGCATACCGGAGGTCATGGAACAGGTGCTTGTAAACCGGAGCCGAATCTCGCCTCAGGTGGCGCTGCTCAAGCCCATCGGCTCCGCCATTTCAATTGGCACCGGCGGCCCCTACGGTGCGGAAGGTCCCGTCATCGCGACCGGGAGTGCCTTGGGTTCCTTGATCGGGCAAGTGCTGACCTTGACCGCGATCGAACGCCGGGTGCTTCTCAGCTCCGGTGCAGCCGCGGCGATGACCATGGTATTCGGAAGTCCGGTGGCCGCCACGCTGCTGACAGTCGAGCTCCTATTATTTGAGTTCAAAGCCCGCTCTTTGGTGCCGGTCATGCTGGCTGCATCGCTCGCGCAGGCCGTGCGCTATGCATGGACGGGCGGTGGCGCAGTTTTCCCCTTGGGCGCGGCTCTTGAACTGGACTGGCAACTCTGGCCGAGCATCGGATTCATTGGCTTGGTCGCCGGGATCGTCGCCGTCAGTGCCACTGCGGCGGCTCACGGCATGGAGAAACTTTTTTCCCATTTCATCCGGTCGTGGATGCTGCGACCCGTTTTGGGGGGAGCGGCCGTTGGGCTGATCGGTCTTTGGCAGCCGCACGTATTTGGCGCCAGCTACGATGTAATAAAGGATCTTTTGCGCGGAGATGCCCCCGTGGCTGTTATGCTCATCATCTGTGGCTGCAAGCTAGCCGCGTGGGTCATCTCGCTCAGCAGCGGCACCTCTGGAGGGACCCTCGCTCCCATGTTGATCGCCGGCGGCGGTGTCGGCCTACTGGCCACCATGATCGCCGGAGCCATCGGCTTGCCAACGGTTCCCCCGGCCTTGGCCGCCCTTACAGGCATGATCGCGTTCTTTGCCGGTGGCACCCACGCCTATATCGCATCCGTCATTCTGGGGGTGGAGATTCACCGGTAG